In one window of Patescibacteria group bacterium DNA:
- a CDS encoding class I SAM-dependent methyltransferase: MIKKLFLSLRRKAKKSYENDILRLAQKNPQAKFLDLGCDDGKFTKLVAKKIGTKKNWGVEIINSQIKKAEKRKIIVKKGDLNSKIPFPAHSFDIVLANQVIEHLTNTDAFLGEIHRILKKGGYAIICTENLASWHNIFALMFGWQPFSLTNISSNKFSIGNPLAPHKNQIMPFPQSWQHQRVFSYQGLKEFCTEKGFKIEKILGSGYYPFPTSFGKINPRHAAFLAIKAWKTR, from the coding sequence ATGATTAAAAAATTGTTTCTAAGCCTGCGGCGAAAAGCTAAAAAGAGTTACGAAAATGATATTTTGCGTTTAGCCCAAAAAAATCCCCAAGCGAAATTTTTAGACTTGGGTTGCGATGATGGTAAATTTACCAAATTAGTGGCTAAAAAAATTGGCACGAAAAAAAACTGGGGCGTGGAAATTATCAATTCCCAAATCAAAAAAGCCGAGAAAAGAAAAATTATCGTCAAAAAGGGCGATTTGAATTCAAAAATCCCCTTTCCGGCGCATTCTTTTGATATCGTTTTGGCAAATCAAGTCATTGAGCACCTAACTAACACCGACGCCTTTTTGGGAGAAATTCACCGGATTTTAAAAAAGGGCGGATATGCCATCATTTGTACCGAAAATTTGGCAAGTTGGCATAATATATTCGCTTTAATGTTTGGTTGGCAGCCATTTTCCCTCACCAATATCAGCTCAAATAAATTTTCGATAGGAAATCCCTTAGCCCCTCATAAAAATCAAATTATGCCCTTTCCTCAATCATGGCAACATCAACGGGTTTTTTCATACCAGGGCTTAAAAGAATTTTGCACAGAGAAAGGTTTTAAAATTGAAAAAATTTTAGGTTCTGGCTACTATCCATTTCCGACGAGCTTTGGTAAAATCAATCCTAGACATGCCGCTTTTCTGGCGATTAAGGCTTGGAAAACAAGATGA
- a CDS encoding lysylphosphatidylglycerol synthase transmembrane domain-containing protein, with product MKNKKILSFMVLAGLITWLAYYVFKHRADFTPLLSISWPYLAILIIMYLMVFVSIGFFLYFTMLEFKIKLSFLEHFGLAIISSMTNYLTFLYGGMAIRALYLKKHYQFSYSEFVGTLAANYIIVFFVNSLVTGLILLKFYLSDRIFNLPISLLFGGIFVFCTAIIILSPNFKPSKNRWLQKFILAINCWHKIRKNYKLVLLLSGFSLLNMFLSSMIYYLGFRVFHIDITYFKAIFISTVAALSVLINLTPGALGIKEALVIISARIINVTSAEAIIVAVAERAIAMIILFTLGPIFSHLLLNSNYKPKKT from the coding sequence ATGAAAAATAAAAAAATTTTATCGTTTATGGTTTTGGCAGGTTTAATCACCTGGTTGGCTTATTATGTTTTTAAGCATCGGGCAGATTTTACGCCTCTCTTGTCTATCTCTTGGCCATATTTGGCTATTTTAATCATCATGTATTTAATGGTCTTTGTTTCGATCGGCTTTTTTCTATATTTTACGATGCTTGAATTCAAAATTAAATTAAGCTTTCTCGAACATTTTGGTCTCGCAATCATAAGCAGCATGACTAATTATCTAACTTTTTTATACGGTGGCATGGCTATCCGGGCTCTTTATTTAAAAAAGCATTATCAATTTAGCTATTCCGAGTTTGTCGGTACCTTGGCGGCAAATTATATTATTGTCTTTTTCGTAAATTCCCTTGTCACCGGTTTAATCTTACTGAAATTTTATTTGTCTGATCGTATCTTTAATTTACCTATTAGCTTACTTTTCGGTGGAATTTTTGTTTTTTGTACCGCGATAATCATTCTTTCACCAAACTTCAAACCCTCCAAAAATCGCTGGCTTCAAAAATTTATTTTAGCCATAAATTGCTGGCACAAAATTAGAAAAAATTATAAATTAGTTTTATTACTTTCAGGTTTTTCCTTGCTCAATATGTTTTTAAGTTCAATGATTTACTATCTTGGTTTTCGTGTCTTTCATATTGACATCACTTATTTTAAAGCTATTTTCATTAGCACCGTGGCCGCACTTTCGGTTTTGATTAATCTGACTCCTGGCGCCTTAGGCATCAAAGAAGCTTTGGTGATAATATCAGCTCGAATTATCAACGTCACCTCAGCCGAAGCAATAATAGTAGCCGTGGCTGAACGTGCCATTGCGATGATAATTCTATTTACCTTGGGACCAATATTTAGTCATCTTTTGTTAAATTCCAACTACAAACCCAAAAAGACATGA
- a CDS encoding methyltransferase domain-containing protein: MKIINKLYLQIIKKPKNKWLIILYLWLFGLPLLAKRLRYKFTKELLPNKIRGKRILDVGCTIGDFALILAEKGANVVGVDLKNRMRQAQKIAKIHQLKAKFIASDVNKLEYHYYFDGIIALDIIEHIQNDSKFIKKLNSMLRQSGFLILSVPSIYREIVEKREKEIGHVRTGYSKSQMTKLLTPLGFKINDLFYVDTQDKIHSFYTTRSQLKRLIIFPFLYLIARKKATKNEKGAILFCQATKK, from the coding sequence ATGAAGATTATTAATAAATTATATTTGCAAATCATCAAAAAACCGAAAAATAAATGGTTGATTATTCTATATTTATGGCTTTTCGGATTACCCTTGCTCGCCAAAAGACTGAGATATAAATTCACGAAGGAATTATTGCCGAATAAAATTCGAGGTAAAAGAATTTTAGATGTTGGTTGCACCATCGGAGATTTTGCCTTAATCTTAGCCGAAAAAGGTGCAAATGTGGTTGGCGTCGATTTAAAAAATAGGATGAGGCAAGCGCAAAAAATAGCCAAAATCCATCAACTAAAAGCAAAGTTTATCGCCAGTGATGTTAATAAATTAGAATATCATTATTATTTTGACGGTATTATTGCTTTAGACATCATCGAACACATTCAAAATGATTCTAAATTTATTAAAAAACTTAATTCAATGTTGCGACAGTCAGGATTTTTGATTTTAAGTGTTCCAAGTATTTATCGAGAAATTGTTGAAAAAAGGGAAAAAGAAATTGGTCATGTCAGAACAGGTTATTCAAAATCTCAAATGACGAAGCTTCTTACCCCTTTGGGTTTTAAAATTAATGATTTATTTTATGTAGACACCCAAGACAAAATTCATTCTTTCTATACCACCCGAAGCCAACTGAAAAGATTGATAATTTTCCCATTTTTATACTTGATTGCCAGAAAAAAAGCCACCAAAAATGAAAAAGGGGCTATCCTATTTTGCCAAGCAACCAAAAAATAA
- a CDS encoding glycosyltransferase family 39 protein: MKIIRKILILIWQKITSNKLLSILLFLIIIKGVVWAGLVPVWQGWDENYHYKYIEYIAEKNTLPPQDKLFTSQEDQIVNKLISNAPIRQTPKFSQTQTGIGENLLNQNINRAPASPITAFSAQSYPPLYYLMGAGIYKIFYSTNFLVRFFAIRILLIFLGILTVWLSYKIAFEVSENKLFSFTVATLVSFQPLFTLMSSTINNDNLLNLAFVWLTYLGIRELKSQSSTKSALWIGIATSLGILAKPQAAIMIPILIFIYLINFVRKRNNFKNSLKYLAIALGIIFLTTGWWLIRNKIIYHGWFGYQASGTTDTQFAHLSIWEYLKFIYGTRLRFVLGYFWAQFAWTNNVVDNIYQNSLNWLVKLSFVGTIIYFVTSLYKKCVKKIKTNNPFIKNLYLYIFLAANLIILDLFYVYLFYNRLVTTAKYIFPAQGRYYFPVLGILAIFFIIGIQTWLPKKYHPSLYLFLSLGIIFYNFICLFQYIIPRYYL; the protein is encoded by the coding sequence ATGAAAATAATTAGAAAAATTTTAATATTAATTTGGCAAAAAATAACCAGCAATAAACTATTGTCGATATTATTGTTTTTAATAATTATCAAGGGTGTTGTTTGGGCTGGTTTGGTTCCAGTTTGGCAAGGTTGGGATGAAAATTATCATTATAAATATATTGAATATATTGCCGAAAAAAACACACTCCCACCGCAAGATAAACTTTTTACTTCTCAAGAAGATCAAATTGTCAATAAGCTTATTTCAAACGCGCCGATAAGACAAACTCCGAAATTTTCACAAACTCAAACTGGAATTGGAGAAAATCTTCTAAATCAAAATATAAACCGCGCTCCCGCCTCACCAATCACAGCTTTTTCTGCCCAATCATATCCTCCACTTTATTATTTAATGGGGGCGGGAATCTATAAGATATTTTATTCTACCAATTTTTTGGTGAGATTTTTCGCAATTCGGATATTATTAATCTTTCTGGGCATTCTAACGGTTTGGTTAAGTTATAAAATTGCTTTTGAAGTTTCTGAAAATAAATTATTTTCATTTACAGTTGCGACTTTAGTTTCATTTCAGCCACTTTTTACCTTAATGTCCTCAACTATTAATAATGATAACTTATTAAATCTTGCCTTTGTTTGGTTAACCTATTTAGGAATTCGTGAACTAAAATCCCAGAGTTCGACTAAGTCCGCGTTATGGATTGGGATCGCTACTTCGCTCGGAATTTTGGCAAAACCACAAGCCGCTATTATGATTCCAATTTTAATTTTTATTTATTTAATAAATTTTGTCAGAAAAAGAAATAATTTTAAAAATTCCCTCAAATATTTAGCCATTGCTTTGGGAATTATTTTTTTGACTACTGGCTGGTGGCTTATTCGAAATAAAATTATTTACCATGGCTGGTTTGGATATCAAGCTTCTGGAACAACTGATACACAATTTGCTCATTTATCAATTTGGGAATATCTTAAATTTATTTATGGCACCAGACTAAGATTTGTGCTGGGTTATTTTTGGGCACAATTTGCTTGGACGAATAATGTTGTTGATAATATTTATCAAAATAGCTTGAACTGGTTGGTTAAATTAAGTTTTGTGGGTACAATTATTTATTTTGTCACCAGCCTTTATAAAAAGTGTGTTAAAAAAATTAAAACCAACAATCCGTTTATCAAAAATCTCTATTTATATATTTTTTTAGCAGCAAATTTAATTATTTTAGATTTATTTTATGTTTATTTATTTTACAATCGTTTAGTTACAACTGCTAAATATATTTTTCCAGCACAGGGCCGATATTATTTTCCGGTTTTGGGAATTTTAGCCATTTTTTTTATCATTGGGATCCAAACATGGCTGCCCAAAAAATATCACCCATCTTTATATCTATTTTTAAGCTTAGGCATAATTTTTTATAACTTTATTTGTCTATTCCAATATATAATTCCCAGGTATTATTTATGA